The sequence aaattgtattttaaatatatgaaGCCATCTAACGTTACAAGCTATAAGAAGTGTCCCGACCTAGAATCATCTGACCTTGCTAAACTTTCCAATTTAATACCGCTtgtttttatacattttgagtaaagtaatttaaaaaaaactaatcTTAGTCTTACATACCTAAGTTTTACAGTAACCTTCAGCACATTTCAATCCATTTCTCCCGTTCAGGACCTTTGGCAACTATGCGTTTGTGCCGTTCATGGTGTCCAGTTTCCCGTACTTGGCCGGCAGCATCATCCAGGGCGAGTTCATCTATCATGTGTCGGTCATCTCGCAGCGCTTCGAGCAGATTAACACTCTGTTCGAGAAGATTAACCAGGAGGCGCGCCACCGCCACGCCCCCCTCACCGTGTTCGACATCGAGAGTGAGGGCAAAAAGGAGCGGAAGGCCGTAACGCCGATTACGGCCATGGACGGCAGGACGACATTCGGCAATGAGCCCAAGTTGGCCGGCGAAATGAAACGTCAAGTGGGCCAACAAAAGAACGACGAGGACGAGATGGACACCAGTAACGATGAGGACGAGGATGATTTTGATTATGACAATGCCACCATTGCCGAAAACACAGGGTAAGGCAAAACGATTTGGCGGCCTAGGTTtcatacaaaaaaaatagaagCGTTTGATTAATGTTTACAGTCTTGTTTGGTTGTCTTTTTCTCGGATTTTGATTTATGCTGCGCAGGAAAAAAAACTGTgacaattatttattaatttatcaaCAGGTTATTACATTTTGTTTGGGAAGAAtcaaaatttttccttaactaTTTAGGTTCATTCAAGtacataaacatttattttctgAAAGAGGTTATATACACTTGTACCACGACAAACAGGTAGATTTTTGggatttgtttttcatatgaatgaaaatgtttattcAAATTCAGTTTTATGTGCTTCAACGATTAAAATTTCAGTTCACAACACAATTTCGGGAGAAAGGTTCATCGGAAATCAAAAATGTAAAAGACGTTTGTTTATTCAATTATCTCATCGGTGAACGAAggaattttgaaaatttttattgCAGCGAAAATGAGTGCTTttcaaaagtaaaaaaatcGTTTCTTGGCTTTAAAACAtgaaaaaacattaaaaaaaaaacatctgACGTTGAGCGACAAGTTAATTACTTTTTTGAAAAGTACAAAAGTAAAAGCATTTCAAGTTTCCTGCTTCGGTACCTAGAGGTAGTTAGCTAAGAAATGCTATATTTTCGGTAACACAGTTACGATGAGTATAATTTTTCGTGTTAGTATTCTATACactaaaaaaactaaaaattgcATTCCTTAGCGGGTACAAGTGCACAAAACCCCTTAAACCTATTTAATCAGGAAAAATAAACTGTAAACTAAAACGAATTTGTTGATAAATAATTCAAATGCTTTATTTTTATCAGAACATCTTCGGAGGCAAATTTGCCAGACCTTTTTAAGCTTCATGATAAGATTCTGTCGCTTAGTGTGATAACAAATGGCGAGTTCGGTCCACAGTGCGTACCCTATATGGCGGCCTGTTTTGTGGTGAGCATTTTCGGGATTTTCCTGGAAACCAAGGTCAACTTTGTTGTGAGCGGAAAGAGTCGCCTGCTGGATTATATGACCCATTTGTATGTGATTTGGAGCTTTACCACAATGGTAGTTGCATACATCGTGCTCCGGCTTTGTTGCAATGCCAATAATCACTCCAAACAATCGGCGATGATTGTCCATGAGATAATGCAGAAGAAACCGGCCTTCATGCTAAGCAACGATCTCTTCTACAACAAAATGAAATCGTTTACACTGCAATTTCTTCACTGGGAGGGGTTTTTCCAGTTCAATGGCATAGGACTTTTTGCCCTGGACTACACTTTTATTTTCTCGGTGAGTTTTTGGTACAGGCATCCTTAAACTCACAACATTCATTAATTTCATTTTCCAGACTGTGAGTGCAGCCACATCCTATTTGATTGTCTTGCTTCAGTTTGACATGACTGCAATTCTGCGCAACGAGGGGCTGATATCATAAAAGGTTCAGCCAAACTCAATTAAACACTTTTTTAAACGTAACTTTTTATCacaatttataactttatCTTTTTTAAGCACTCTTGGTAAAAAATGATGTGTCTGTAAAGTCGAACAAAAAGCACTCTTTTGatgagaaattaaaaaaaataacttGAGGTGTTAAatattatgtatttattattgttaCTGTATTCATGTATACGAAGAAGATacgttttttaatttatttatcataATCATAAAATAcccaaattaaataaattatattttttaaaattaaaatattattatgtGATTTATTAAAACCTTAAAATAGTGGCCCGTAGctgattaaaaaatatataaagccAAAGCTTACATTTTCCAATTACAAATCTAGTCTCAAATGTAATAATTCGGACGCCTTACCAAATTTCAGCCCATTTCCGGCGCTTATCCGTCAAATGGTACCTCATAAATCACTCATCCAAAGACAATTTCTGAGAGTAACCAAAACGAAGGCTTCTGTTGAGCCCCGCGATAATCGCATCAGGCAACACTTTGGGCTCCCCATGAAGGACGcgaaaagggggcgggggaGGCACCAGGGGTTACTAACGCAATTTCTATCAAATGTCAATTGAAAACCCGATTTGCCAGTCATCAGTCAGGGCCTCTTTTCCGCACTCAGTCCACAGTTTGCGGCCATCAAACGGAAGCCAGAAACGAGGAGAAAAGTGAAAACGAGGCGGAGGAAGGATGCTCGGCGGGAGAAAAAAGAACATGAAGCAATTTCCGCTTTCAATCACGTTTAGTGCAGCGGAAATGTGTGCAGAAATATGTTTCTTCTCCCtttttgtatgcaaatttttcAACCGGAATGAGGTTAGATTGTAAATTGCATTTCGGTGCGGTTTAATCTATTTTCACGAAAAAGTGAGGAAACCGGCTACCGGCTTAATTAATTGCTCATCATATGCAAAGAGTATccaatttaattgattttttttgtcaCACTATCTATCTCTTTTCGCTACACATTTTTCGAACAAGACATACTGCTCGTCTCACATTACACACTTTATCAAAGCACTGAAACTTTTAAGTGAGCTATTgcttttagaaaatataagaTAACATTCAAAAAACACAATCATACAAATTCCCTAGAAACCCATTGTTACACATAATAAATATTacatttcaaaatatttttcaaagttaATTTTGGTCTAATTATCAAATTTGTATTCGCTATACTTACATTATTTAGCCATATCTGAAATTATGTATTATTGTCAATGAGTAACAGTGAATTTCctaattacaatttttattccgTGTGCATATTCTCTACGTGCATGGTTTCAATGGCTACCAGAACACATCCTGAACACGTAAATCAATATGTGGCTCGATTGGCTCGTTTGCACACGAACCCTCCATGAAggagaaataaataaagagcCTGAGGGACCTGGGGGTATGGGGCTGAAATGTGGTTGTCCTGGTCAGTGAAATGGCTGGAAACAGAAGCAACAGGCAACACACATATTACCTGCAAATTACGTCAACTGTTGCTGCGAGGAGGAATATAGTTAGATCCGGGGGGTCGGTCATGAGGGTTGGGTTAAAACAGGTCGGATCCCGAGTAGGTTAAAGGCAAAATGCTCTTTTTTTCCAACGAAATAAGTACGTATAAAAAGTACACTGTTAGAATTCCTACAGAATCCTTAGCCAGACTTTCTTCAAAATTTAAGGTCAAAACGTGATTTACTCAAATCTTCTGAGATGTTTCTTATCAataacaaagaaataaaaaaagtaaattCTTATGAATATGCGACATATATAAGGTGTGTAATAATCGCCCATAGTTAATTAGCTGTCAGTCACAttcttcatttttaaaaccttgccgagggtataatgatttcagtcagaagtttggaacgaagtgaaggagacgtatccgaccccacaaagtttATATCGAGCCCTACTTGCACAAATAACGTAAGCGCCAAAAAGCAAATTTTACAGAAGTTAGttagtttttttaattatttccgGTTTTGTTTCGTAGGCGTTTGTCGCTTACGTTATAATTGACAGGCCGATATCTCAATATATGCAATTagtgtttaaaattttaagaaattatTGTAGCATATgcataaaaaaaatgttctccGAAAAATTGCGGTATTTTCGCAAATAGGGCTTGatatacatattcttgatcagcaagCTCCCAAAGTTTTAGTggtagaaaaaaaatgttagctTATATATATTGATTTCGTCAACACCTAacgattgacttaaaaaaaagtttgcacggccactctaacgctcacaaaTGCCCATTACACTTAAATTTGTCTGCAGCCTACACTACCATATATTGAAATCGCAAGTAGGTGGCGCTTTACAATCTTGCCTTGCTGCTGGTATGTCTTCATCTCCCTTCTGCTCACTGTAAGtgagtaacggatatctgatggtcgaggcactcgacggATTGTTGGGATTTGTCATGTAGATTAttgacctttttttttttgtaaaaattatgttttgtttttattatcaatacatgcaaaaattttttaaatcggagcattcattaaaaagttatatctGGCGTGTTAGTAAAATCTCGTAAACAGCCGCTAGGAATGAACGATAGGTGGCGCTATCGCTATATACTACTACTATAacgttttctcttgttttaaTTGTGCTTCTAAACGGCTCTTTTTTGATGATGATGGATACATGAGTGTCCGAAATTTGCAAGTACCCCGTAtgaatttaaatgttttttttcagTGAAAAGCTCAGCATCAGCCACGTGACATCTGCGAGGCAATGTGAAATGTCAGAGCACTTTTAAGAGTTCATTTAGACAGTAGCAAATTCTATCCTGAAACGCTTAATTCAGTGGATGTGCATGGAAAACAGGGGCAGGAAAAGACGGACACACAGCATACAAATGCCAACaggttgttgctgttgtttgAGTAATTGCGGCTAAAAAGGTAATGGCTTTTCAGGGGAAAGAGTTCACTGGGTCCAACATAAAAGTGTGTTGAATGAATGTGTAACTTATTTATAGCTCATTTGGGGTAAGCTTACCCCACTTCAGTTTATTTATCTTCTACTTAGTCAAGTATTTGCTTAGCTTAgatcataaataaaaaacattgaaTACACATTTTAAAACCAGATAATGATTAAATAAgatgtttatttaatttgacatgaataaaacaaattatattatatttttagaagATATATATAATTACTTTCGTTCTTTTATGTTTTACAACAAATACGTTATAATCTGCTTTGACTTAAAAATCTCACAAAATTACAATACTGAGTAAAGATTTCTAAAAGCTTAGAGGATTTCTATGTCATTCCAGATGTTACTTGGACTATTTTTTcggatttttttttagttcttCCTATATCAACAGACGACTTACAGTCACTAAATTGtttgaaaaaatgtaaatgtaaaCTTTCAAAATTTGCCGAGTTGAAGCTCACAATATAATCAATGTGGGCACTTAAATATTCCGCAAAATTAAAGAGTGACATTATAATTGTAAATTAAAACATATATCACTAGCGCAACTCGagatataaataaaaacacgAAGATACCAAAACCAATTTTTAATAAAGTCTTAAAAAAACTCAAATATAACATATGTATTTGGTTGACTTTTTTTGTGATCTACACAGAACATGATGACGTTCTCAAATCGAGTATTTGAATACTCAATTTAAGAATGAACTGAATTTAAATACCAAATTAGGAAAAAGCTCATATTGAGAAAAAATAACTCATTCCGTTTAGGACACTGCTATCATCCAATTTtgtaaattttcaaaaaattatatatatagtaaaaatttaaaacttatcAAAAATTCGTTTTTAGGTAAACTTTTGCAGTATTCATCAAACGGAGTATGTAAATTGATGTATGCTAATTTTGACATTAGTCTGACAACACTGTCACATGCCGAAAGCTTTCACACTACAGGTGTCTGTCCGAGCGAGACAGCAACGCCGGAGAGAGCGGGAGCAGAAAAGAGAGCCAGCCGAGCGACAAGTGTGGTGAGTTTCGGAACATCCTTGAGGACGCAGTCACCCTTGGCCAAGCGAAGGCAAATTGTGCGAGGACTTCCAGGCGAAATCAAATCAAACTGATAACAGGCGGGTGGAAGAGAGCGGGGCAGACACACGACCACGAGAGAGCGGACAAGCACAAGCACGAGCGAGCACGAGTTGGACTTTTCTTCAGCAGGAGCCACGGATACCGCGACAGTTCGTGGGGGAGTTTCGAGTGAGTCGGTTGTGCCATAGCGGAATAACGGTACACCGCATCCTTCAGAGAGGGGAGcctgtgtgtgcgagtgtgagtgtgtgggTGCCTTATCCTCAGTGGCCAGTGTTGTTGTAAGGAAAACGAAAGTTTTATGCGGTCTACTTCAAAAACTCATGTTCAaggaataaaaacaaaagcagaCAAGAATGAGTTGTTTTACTAAAACCTTGAAAAATACTTGAAATTTAGCTAAAAAGGTTTTAGAAATACTTTAAAAACACTCATCCCTGATTAATTATCAAAAACCAAAACTAGACAATTGAGTgattgaaatttaaaacaatctaatcaaaggaaaaaaatatgttttgaTATGAACTCTGTTGAATAATCAGCCGAGCAGACTGCGCAGTTTGGCGCCGCGTGGGCGTCTGCCCCAAAATACAAGAAGTAAAATGGAGAACAAGGCAGAAAAAATAAGAAGTAGATAAATCCTACCTAGGCGAAAACGGTGTGTCCGCCTCCGACTTTTACTTACAGGTTGTCTTTGGAACTCTTCTGCAAAACGGAAAAATTTTTAAGCCTTGTTTTATGGTTTAGGATCTTATTGGAAGATAAAAACAAAGTATTTTATGTTCGTTAGTCTTAATACCAATACCtaatttcaaataataaaagtaaCTTGAAGTCTCTCATTTGGTTGTTCTTTCTACTTGAGATCTGCCTTCCTAAGAAACATATTATAACAGTTTCTACTTCTTTATTAGTCACTTAATTTGCGTAGTTTCTATGCTAAagttttgaaaatgtattCACTTTAAACTTTTAAGAGGCATGTTTATTTTTGTACTTAAGAGAATAACGGAAAATGAAGTGAAACTTCTTAAGAAACTATGTAAATCTCAGGAAATTGTAAAGTTCCGTACTGTTATCAGGTTTTGCATAAAATCTTCACCGATAAAActccatttttgttttttttttgaaccgGGCACTTGAAGAAAACTTATATCTAAGCATCATACAACTTATTTTGAATTCCTTTAATAAAATCTTAGAAGTTTGATATTTGTTTGGTTGCAGCTCACGACATAcgtttaattaaaattgttcCTCTGGTAAAGGTAAAGAGCTGCATATTTTCTGTaaccatttttgttttttactgtttACTTTAATTAGTTCAGTTTAGTTATCCGTTCAATACCTCTGAAGTCCTTGGAACTTTTCCCTTTTGCAACTTCAGCATTTGAAGAGCATTCAACATTCTGCATGCCATAGAAAAGACAACTTTCCACTGCTTTCTCCAGCATTTCTCCGTCTTCTTCTTGGCGTCTCGCTTTCACTTGGTCATGAAAATCAAAGTCCCCCGTGTGCCCTGTCGATGTATTGGCCACATCTGTGTGAATTGCCTTTGTGTGAGTGCCtacccacacacacacgtgtATATAAAGTTCAGGGTGTTTGTTGTGGGGGCGTGAAAAGTTTGTCTTCCTGTTTGAGTTGCGTATTTGGGCGCCATTTCAGCATTCCGCTTTTTATTTACTACAAATTGCTTTGCATTTTTGTTCCATTTCTTCTTGTtcatttttttcgttttttgtaTTATTGCGTTTAATGCGCTGTTGGCAATTTGTTGGATATAAAAATTACACCGCACCCACACCATCACCGGAGCCATGAAATATTGTAATTAACTTTTCAGCCGACGGGCAAGCCGATGGAAACTTCCGGCCTTAATGAGCCGGCAACAGGTTCCTCGGCAGCTTcaattaagttttttttttaataagcgAAAGTTCACGGCTAATAAATATTCATAAATATTCACAGCTCAGCTGTTGGCGATTTCCAAAGTACTAACTAGGAAATAAAATCACCTCGCCCGTTCCCTCTGGCAAATTTTGAGtgtatttaaaagttttttgcTCTTCAGAAAGTTTTTGCAGCAACTTTTCTCCGTTGTCCTTGTCGGCTGCACGGAACTTTTAGTTCCATTCATTATTAACGATAATGTGTGCTCGGCTCCTCTGATGCTCAGTTGAAAAATGCCAGTGGCACAAAGTTGGCAATTAATTGCAAACTACCGAGTGAAGTGCAGGAATGTGGTATTTCACACAGGAATTTTAAGCAAAGTTGGTCACTTCTAAATATGAATACGTAAATGGAATAGCTTAGTCATGAGAGGGCCCAGAAAATAGCAGACTATCAAGGCGTCTGAAAATAGAACAACTATATGAAGCAAAATGCTGTAAACGTATGAAGGTTAAATATCTTAAAACTGACTATCAGCTGAATATTCTAAATACATGATTTCCTCTTAAAGCTTAGAAAATTAGTGCATTACTTTCTATCTTGCAGCTTAAGCACTTAAAATCAGCTTACTCTAAACCATATACAGGTTCTTAGTTTGCTATCGATGAACAAAAAATGTACCGGTTAGATGGTACCCATTCCACGAATCTTATCTACAGTTCTATGAATATTAAGCCAATAAAACTCAGCACAAATTACGCTTAAACTCAACGAGCAAACAATGCATAAATTGAAATAAAGCCAGAATATAAAGCAATAACGAGCCAAATCTACGCCCACGCACATTTTAAAGGCTGACAATAGCAAATACCatttctaaaatatatttaaatatttgtgtaCACATAGAAGCAGCAGCCCCACACCAAATTGAATAATTCCAGACAATAAAAGAATCGTTAAAGTGGAAGGAGATGATGAAGTGAAAATAACAAAATCAGTGATAGCTGAAACAAACAaaggaaataaataataacgATACGATTAAATTAAAGGAAAGACGGAAGAAAGCAGCCAAGTCTTTGACTTTGAAGAGGGCCAAACAAAAGTCAGAGCCATGATTTGAGCTTCAGGGGAAGGAGGTAAGTTAATCAGAGAAAAGTGATGAATTACCTCGTTAATTGCATTCAAGGAACAGATaaaacaattgtttaaaaagtGAACAAAATAtcattaattataatttatttaaatccGATAGACGCGTGGCAATCGTTATAAATATTCTGCACTTCCTAGCTGTCTAACAATATTAATTCCACAACCTTTTCTCATATTcacaaaaaaacacacacaacaTGATTCATTCAACAACATTCAGTCAGCATCCCCAAAGTGCCACATAGATATTCCATTTCATCAAATGTATTAGCAAAATTAGAGCCGCAGCCAACCCTCGGGAGATTTAAATTTAGCCCAGGGCTCCGAGTATCTAAGTATGTACATACAAACATTCTATATGCAGTATATGCCAAATTATTGTACATAATTGAATCAGTTAAATTATTTACTCGTTGAGTTTTTGGGTTGCAGACGAAGAGGCCCTTTAACCGCAGCTTGGTTCCTTAAAGTCCGCAAAgtgtaataaaattaaatggcTTTAAGGCTTAAAATCCGACGGGGACTGGAAAGTATGCTACAAATTCCCGACATAAATATTGATGTATCTCAGAGGACTGTGTGTATGCGTTTTACTGTTCGTTCACCTTTTCTTCTCACTCGagactaaaaataaaaacagatTAAGAACCGACCCATGTCTACTGGCTAAATATTCAGGGCTCTGACCCTGGGAAGACATTGAACCAGCAGTCTCTACTTCTTGAATAACTTTGCATATTCTTGCGTGGTGTACCAACAATCCACATAGTCACTTTTATCTATCTATAAgtcaaatttaatttcaaaatcttgTAAAATCGTTTTGGCTACATATTAGTTTTCCAATGGTTAACAAGACGTAATCTACGTTCCA is a genomic window of Drosophila suzukii chromosome 2L, CBGP_Dsuzu_IsoJpt1.0, whole genome shotgun sequence containing:
- the Gr33a gene encoding gustatory and pheromone receptor 33a is translated as MIQIMNWFSMVIGLIPLNRQHSETNFIVDYAMMFIVPVFYVICYLLINISHILGLCFLDACNSVCKLSNHLFMHLGAFLYLTITLMSLYRRKEFFLQFDERLNAIDAVIQKCQRVAEMDKVKVTAVKHSVAYHFTWLFLFCVFTFALYYDVRALYLTFGNYAFVPFMVSSFPYLAGSIIQGEFIYHVSVISQRFEQINTLFEKINQEARHRHAPLTVFDIESEGKKERKAVTPITAMDGRTTFGNEPKLAGEMKRQVGQQKNDEDEMDTSNDEDEDDFDYDNATIAENTGTSSEANLPDLFKLHDKILSLSVITNGEFGPQCVPYMAACFVVSIFGIFLETKVNFVVSGKSRLLDYMTHLYVIWSFTTMVVAYIVLRLCCNANNHSKQSAMIVHEIMQKKPAFMLSNDLFYNKMKSFTLQFLHWEGFFQFNGIGLFALDYTFIFSTVSAATSYLIVLLQFDMTAILRNEGLIS